A region of Marnyiella aurantia DNA encodes the following proteins:
- a CDS encoding SDR family oxidoreductase, with the protein MFKDKVAYITGGTKGIGFGIAEVLLKHGIKVAVSGRKQEDAEEAARILSDDGSMAFGIASDVRNFEDEQKAVSEIINKFGRLDYVIANAGLGVFKPIDQMELEDWNSMIETNLTGIFHALKASVDELKKSEGYYITISSLAGTNFFENGAGYNASKFGAVGFTQAAMIDLRKYNIKVSTIMPGSVSTNFNGNEPSEKDAWKIQPEDLGELVLDILKMNPRTLPSKIEIRPSKPNS; encoded by the coding sequence ATGTTTAAAGATAAAGTAGCCTATATAACAGGCGGAACCAAGGGTATTGGTTTTGGGATCGCCGAAGTTTTATTGAAGCACGGAATTAAAGTAGCGGTGTCGGGAAGAAAACAGGAAGATGCCGAGGAGGCTGCCAGAATTCTTTCTGATGACGGCTCCATGGCTTTTGGTATTGCCTCTGACGTTCGGAATTTTGAAGATGAACAGAAAGCAGTATCAGAAATCATTAACAAATTCGGCAGACTGGATTATGTTATTGCCAATGCCGGTCTTGGCGTGTTTAAACCGATAGACCAAATGGAACTGGAGGACTGGAACAGCATGATTGAAACCAACCTGACGGGCATATTCCATGCCCTGAAAGCTTCTGTTGATGAACTGAAGAAATCAGAAGGATATTATATTACCATTTCCAGCCTGGCCGGGACCAACTTCTTTGAAAACGGTGCCGGTTACAATGCCTCCAAGTTTGGCGCGGTAGGTTTTACCCAAGCGGCTATGATCGATTTGCGTAAGTACAATATTAAGGTTTCCACCATTATGCCGGGATCTGTTTCCACCAATTTTAACGGAAACGAACCATCGGAAAAAGACGCCTGGAAAATACAGCCGGAAGATCTGGGTGAACTTGTATTGGACATACTGAAAATGAATCCGCGTACCTTACCCAGTAAAATAGAGATCAGACCCTCTAAACCAAACAGTTAA
- a CDS encoding dipeptidase, with the protein MQETLNYISENKKRYLDELFELLKIASISADPAYKDEVLKCAEVCADHLRNAGADEVEVCKTKGYPVVYGEKMVGKDLPTVLVYGHYDVQPPDPLELWTKPPFEPYVEKTDLHPDGAVFARGAADDKGQFFMHIKAFEAMMKTDSLPCNVKFIIEGEEEVGSKSLGDFVNEYKEKLSCDCILISDTSLYSTEQPTVTTGLRGLSYVEVEVEGPNRDLHSGLYGGAVPNPIHVLSRMIAGLIDENGHITIDGFYDNVEEVPAEERAQMNKLKDDQEAFKSSIGLSGVEGEKGFTTLERTSIRPTLDCNGIWGGYTGEGAKTVIPSKAFAKISMRLVPYQTPEEITGKFTKYFEKIAPANVKVKVNPHHGGMPYVLPSDTKEFNAAKKAMETAFGTEVLPFRSGGSIPITAMFEEVLGAKSVLMGFGLASDAIHSPNEHYGLYNFYKGIESIPLFFKNYAGR; encoded by the coding sequence ATGCAAGAAACACTGAACTACATCAGCGAAAATAAAAAACGCTACCTGGACGAGCTTTTCGAACTGCTTAAAATCGCGTCCATATCGGCAGATCCTGCTTATAAGGATGAAGTCCTGAAATGTGCTGAAGTTTGTGCCGATCACCTTAGAAACGCCGGTGCCGATGAGGTTGAAGTATGCAAAACCAAAGGCTATCCTGTTGTTTATGGCGAAAAAATGGTAGGCAAGGACCTTCCGACCGTTTTGGTGTACGGTCATTACGACGTGCAGCCACCAGATCCGCTGGAACTTTGGACCAAGCCGCCTTTTGAACCGTATGTAGAAAAAACAGACTTACATCCCGACGGCGCTGTTTTCGCGCGTGGTGCTGCGGATGATAAAGGCCAGTTCTTCATGCACATCAAGGCTTTTGAGGCAATGATGAAAACCGACAGTTTACCATGCAACGTAAAATTCATCATTGAAGGTGAAGAAGAAGTGGGTTCTAAAAGTCTTGGCGATTTTGTGAATGAATACAAAGAGAAACTTTCCTGCGACTGTATCCTGATTTCTGATACCAGTTTGTACTCCACGGAGCAGCCTACGGTGACTACCGGCCTGCGCGGCCTGAGCTATGTGGAAGTAGAAGTGGAAGGACCGAACAGAGACCTACACTCCGGACTGTACGGTGGCGCGGTTCCGAACCCGATCCATGTCCTTAGCCGCATGATTGCCGGCCTCATAGATGAAAACGGACATATTACAATAGACGGGTTTTATGATAATGTGGAGGAAGTACCGGCTGAAGAACGTGCCCAGATGAACAAACTGAAGGACGATCAGGAAGCTTTTAAATCCTCAATCGGACTTAGCGGAGTAGAGGGAGAAAAAGGTTTCACTACACTCGAACGTACTTCCATCCGTCCTACTTTGGACTGCAACGGAATCTGGGGCGGTTATACCGGCGAAGGTGCCAAGACCGTAATTCCGTCTAAAGCTTTTGCCAAAATTTCCATGCGTTTGGTTCCTTACCAGACTCCGGAGGAGATCACCGGAAAGTTTACAAAGTATTTTGAAAAGATTGCTCCCGCCAATGTAAAGGTGAAAGTGAACCCACATCACGGAGGTATGCCTTACGTTTTACCAAGTGATACAAAGGAATTTAATGCAGCAAAAAAAGCAATGGAGACTGCGTTCGGAACAGAGGTGCTGCCCTTCCGCAGCGGCGGAAGTATCCCGATTACGGCCATGTTTGAAGAAGTCCTTGGGGCTAAATCTGTACTGATGGGCTTTGGTCTGGCCTCCGACGCCATTCATTCGCCAAACGAACATTATGGACTTTATAATTTTTACAAAGGCATAGAAAGTATACCGTTGTTCTTTAAGAACTATGCTGGAAGATAA
- a CDS encoding class I SAM-dependent methyltransferase has protein sequence MLRKEIQDYIRANINTDLPALLLRKSPFDDISIQEIAQQVKGLKVAQRKFPFLLKEGIQFPPGLNLEQASSQSTAQFKACGLSGEKYLDLTSGFGIDAWFMSEDFRDITLVEQDRDLIDLVQHNWKILGRPANFVNDSLESFLKRNSERFDVVYLDPARRDQHKNKKFLLEDLSPNLLEIQEDLFRISDHIIIKLSPLIDISYLLGAVRNISKIQIIAVRNEVKELVLHLRTDAAAVPLIEAINLESEEPSFGFKAASEAACSVEYSEPEQFLYLPNTAVLKSGAFNLIAFRFNLKKLHPNTHVYTSAVKVDDFPGRVMQVDTVEAKSIKKGGKFNIVSKNYPLTPDQIRKKYKISDGGSQYLIFTQSVKGKIILKSS, from the coding sequence ATGCTTAGAAAAGAGATTCAGGACTATATCCGCGCGAACATTAATACGGACCTGCCTGCATTACTATTGCGGAAGTCACCTTTCGACGACATTTCCATTCAGGAAATTGCTCAGCAGGTAAAAGGTCTGAAAGTGGCGCAAAGAAAGTTTCCTTTCCTTCTGAAAGAAGGTATACAGTTTCCGCCCGGTCTCAACCTGGAGCAGGCTTCGTCTCAGTCAACGGCACAGTTTAAAGCATGCGGTCTGAGTGGTGAAAAGTATCTGGACCTTACAAGCGGTTTCGGCATCGATGCCTGGTTTATGTCGGAGGATTTCAGGGATATTACTCTTGTAGAACAGGATCGGGATCTTATTGATCTTGTTCAGCATAACTGGAAAATACTTGGACGGCCAGCGAATTTTGTTAATGATTCCCTGGAATCATTTCTAAAGAGGAACAGTGAGAGATTTGATGTAGTGTATCTGGATCCGGCGCGCCGGGACCAGCATAAAAATAAAAAGTTCCTGCTCGAAGATCTTTCACCTAACCTGCTGGAAATTCAGGAAGATCTGTTCCGTATTTCAGACCATATTATTATTAAACTTTCGCCGCTTATTGATATCAGTTATTTGTTGGGCGCCGTTCGGAACATCAGCAAAATACAGATTATAGCTGTACGCAATGAGGTTAAAGAACTGGTACTTCATCTTCGGACGGATGCCGCTGCAGTTCCGCTTATTGAAGCTATCAATCTGGAAAGCGAGGAACCTTCGTTTGGATTTAAAGCAGCCAGCGAGGCGGCCTGTAGTGTTGAATATTCCGAACCCGAACAGTTTCTGTATCTGCCTAATACCGCCGTCCTGAAATCGGGCGCCTTCAACCTTATTGCATTCCGATTTAACCTAAAAAAACTTCATCCGAATACACATGTTTACACCTCGGCTGTTAAGGTGGATGATTTCCCGGGCAGGGTAATGCAGGTGGACACTGTGGAGGCTAAATCAATAAAGAAAGGTGGAAAATTCAATATCGTTTCAAAAAATTATCCTTTGACTCCCGACCAAATCAGAAAAAAATATAAGATTTCCGACGGCGGCAGCCAGTATCTGATCTTTACCCAATCCGTAAAGGGTAAAATAATCCTGAAATCCTCCTAA
- a CDS encoding T9SS-dependent choice-of-anchor J family protein, which translates to MKKTLLSLFVLASLVSTAQVHSSNFEPTLGPLSNWTLYNVDAKTPATQVAYVNNAWIQRIEEFDNNVALSTSYYTPAGASNDWMVSPAITLPTGTNNLYWHARSYDPLYKESYKVYVSTTGNAVSNFTTPLLTVNAEEATWQNKSLDLSAYSGQTVYIAFQNFSNDAFLGAIDNVHVINGVSPNVGRAVTTSGITRNQGTINWTAATGATGYDYSFGAVGHIPTVTGTTAAATLTQTFSGLNANLRYQYFVRSKNGATNGGWVGPYSLFTAHGPSNASPYSYGFDNPAAGFFHNDGWSGNWSTNATVGNPQGGAQMAFSNSSTVAATPTNNYLYTRPLHLVAGESYTMTFYLRNFSAAPIVAPQSIALKVGAENTPAAQTTTVWSSTTFAATAWTQFTTTYVPTATGTHYFSFHHTTPGATAGVSLGLDTFNLNTTAVLGTAEIKNVDQQLLIYPNPTSDILNIKTDSKINAVSVVDMTGRKINVKLEGDKVNVSALPVGTYLINVETKDGISTEKFIKK; encoded by the coding sequence ATGAAAAAAACATTACTTTCTTTATTTGTACTTGCCTCGCTGGTGAGTACTGCGCAGGTTCACAGCAGCAACTTTGAACCAACACTAGGTCCTTTATCTAATTGGACTTTATATAATGTAGATGCCAAAACGCCGGCTACTCAAGTTGCTTACGTGAATAATGCGTGGATTCAACGCATCGAGGAGTTTGATAACAATGTTGCCTTAAGTACCTCATATTACACTCCCGCGGGTGCATCCAATGACTGGATGGTTTCTCCTGCAATTACACTTCCAACCGGTACAAACAATCTTTACTGGCACGCCCGTTCATATGACCCATTATATAAGGAATCATACAAAGTTTATGTATCGACCACCGGTAATGCGGTTTCTAATTTTACAACACCACTGCTTACCGTGAACGCAGAGGAAGCCACATGGCAAAATAAAAGTTTAGATTTAAGTGCATATAGTGGTCAAACAGTTTACATAGCATTCCAGAATTTTTCTAATGATGCATTTTTGGGTGCCATTGACAATGTTCATGTGATTAACGGTGTAAGTCCTAATGTAGGTCGGGCGGTTACAACTTCAGGCATTACAAGGAATCAAGGGACGATCAACTGGACAGCAGCCACAGGTGCCACAGGTTATGATTATTCTTTTGGGGCAGTAGGGCATATCCCAACAGTTACGGGGACAACGGCCGCCGCGACATTAACCCAAACATTCTCGGGTTTAAATGCCAATTTACGCTATCAGTATTTTGTAAGAAGTAAGAATGGAGCCACCAACGGCGGTTGGGTCGGTCCGTACTCTTTGTTTACCGCGCATGGACCTTCCAATGCAAGCCCGTATTCCTATGGATTTGACAACCCAGCAGCAGGATTCTTCCATAATGATGGCTGGTCTGGAAATTGGTCAACTAACGCAACAGTAGGAAACCCGCAGGGTGGTGCACAAATGGCATTTTCTAACAGTAGCACTGTAGCAGCGACTCCAACCAATAACTATCTTTATACTAGGCCTTTGCATCTTGTGGCTGGAGAATCATACACAATGACTTTTTACCTGAGGAACTTTAGTGCTGCTCCAATCGTCGCTCCACAAAGTATTGCACTTAAGGTTGGGGCAGAGAATACACCAGCTGCACAAACTACTACAGTTTGGAGTTCTACCACTTTTGCAGCTACAGCCTGGACCCAGTTTACAACGACTTATGTGCCAACTGCAACGGGTACCCATTACTTCAGTTTCCATCACACAACGCCAGGTGCGACTGCGGGTGTTTCATTAGGATTAGATACGTTTAATCTTAATACTACAGCTGTACTTGGTACTGCGGAGATTAAGAATGTTGATCAGCAGTTGTTAATCTATCCAAACCCAACTTCTGACATCCTGAACATTAAAACGGACTCCAAAATCAATGCGGTTTCTGTGGTAGACATGACGGGAAGAAAGATCAATGTTAAATTAGAAGGTGACAAAGTTAATGTAAGCGCACTTCCGGTTGGAACGTACTTAATCAACGTTGAAACCAAGGACGGAATCTCTACTGAGAAATTCATTAAGAAATAG
- a CDS encoding methylmalonyl-CoA mutase family protein, with amino-acid sequence MFAKTTLTDWENLVQKQLKTDDIHSVLQKENLEGITVKPYHGSVARPLSLLPKVEESTQLVSRYAESLEEDVIAFLLEKNVENLEEKNIYINNKDLAEHISPEETNSYYSLIDIFSESTGEMDRQLGTELLAKAFNRNLCVDISLHQNAGAAIYQQLAIALAKTKDMVEVYGAEVLNKLVFRFAVSADYFFEIAKIRAFKLLFAQLAKEFDLQSIPYIFVETSLRNKSKNDPENNLIRSTVELSAAMIGGADAVFSNDYMLESGNSLSKEVSFKQQIVLAYESIINVFEDGANGSYFVEDITRQLASKAWAFFVEMEQTGGYAEMMMKGELQKLIYTQALEEQKWLEEGRLKLIGVNMYPKLEKTREAGELYSPTEIRAVRLAQMFE; translated from the coding sequence ATGTTTGCAAAGACCACACTCACTGACTGGGAAAATTTAGTTCAGAAACAGCTTAAGACAGATGATATACATTCCGTTCTGCAAAAGGAGAATCTGGAGGGCATCACCGTAAAGCCCTATCATGGTTCGGTGGCAAGGCCGCTTTCTCTTTTGCCGAAAGTAGAGGAGTCCACCCAGCTGGTATCACGATACGCTGAAAGTCTGGAAGAAGATGTTATTGCATTTTTGCTGGAGAAGAATGTGGAGAATCTGGAGGAAAAAAATATTTACATCAACAATAAAGATCTTGCTGAGCATATCTCACCCGAAGAAACCAACAGTTATTACTCACTTATTGATATTTTTTCTGAATCTACCGGCGAAATGGACCGGCAGTTGGGAACGGAACTGCTGGCCAAGGCTTTTAACAGAAATCTCTGTGTAGATATTTCACTGCATCAGAACGCCGGCGCTGCAATATATCAGCAGCTTGCTATCGCACTGGCTAAGACAAAGGATATGGTGGAGGTGTACGGGGCGGAGGTACTTAATAAACTGGTTTTTAGGTTTGCGGTAAGTGCGGATTATTTCTTTGAAATTGCTAAAATCCGTGCCTTTAAACTGCTGTTTGCCCAGTTGGCAAAAGAATTTGACCTGCAAAGTATTCCCTATATTTTTGTGGAAACTTCCCTGCGGAATAAATCCAAAAATGATCCTGAAAACAACCTGATACGGTCCACCGTGGAATTGTCTGCGGCCATGATTGGCGGTGCCGATGCTGTATTTTCGAATGACTATATGTTAGAGAGCGGGAATTCACTTTCCAAAGAAGTATCGTTCAAACAGCAGATCGTTCTTGCCTACGAAAGCATAATCAATGTATTTGAGGACGGTGCCAACGGCAGCTACTTTGTGGAAGACATTACCCGACAACTGGCATCGAAAGCCTGGGCTTTTTTCGTTGAAATGGAGCAGACTGGTGGTTATGCCGAAATGATGATGAAAGGTGAACTGCAAAAACTGATTTATACGCAGGCTCTTGAAGAGCAGAAATGGCTGGAAGAAGGCCGTCTGAAGCTGATTGGTGTCAATATGTACCCAAAACTGGAAAAGACAAGGGAGGCCGGGGAACTTTACAGTCCAACTGAAATCCGCGCGGTAAGGCTTGCGCAGATGTTTGAGTAG
- a CDS encoding T9SS type A sorting domain-containing protein produces MKKILLSTALIVVATVANSQTLMTENFETLTVGNVSADATGLTPGQGGWSINGPSVADFQIISSGTDKDLQITGAAGDATSSRYMWKDGLAALWAARTPGNNIIQIEYDFFTGPTSTSKNTVGMELYNTAYAKYLGGFRMRADTKVLNGIYTTAAGINPSLVNLGATPVVLPANQWVRVGWAYNSTTGLITFKGPGFEGTIAGAVSDIYELDFTMENFETTGNTSSFNALFDNLAVRAVAAVNLLGTSEATLKKMGISVSPNPTADYLRVDSKARILNTYIYDLSGIRMDAKMVDGKIDVRSLPVGNYILGLKTEEGMVSKKFIKK; encoded by the coding sequence ATGAAAAAAATTCTACTTTCTACTGCATTGATAGTGGTAGCCACGGTGGCCAATTCGCAAACTTTAATGACGGAAAATTTTGAGACCCTAACAGTTGGTAACGTATCAGCAGATGCCACAGGTCTTACTCCCGGTCAGGGCGGCTGGTCCATTAATGGTCCTTCGGTCGCCGATTTTCAGATTATTAGCTCAGGGACCGACAAGGACCTGCAGATAACCGGGGCTGCGGGCGATGCAACCTCTTCGCGCTATATGTGGAAGGATGGTCTTGCTGCTTTGTGGGCCGCACGAACTCCCGGAAACAACATTATACAGATTGAATATGATTTCTTTACCGGACCAACTTCCACAAGTAAAAATACGGTGGGAATGGAACTTTATAATACAGCATACGCGAAGTATTTAGGAGGTTTCAGAATGCGGGCCGATACAAAAGTCTTGAATGGTATATACACCACGGCTGCCGGCATAAATCCATCATTGGTTAACCTGGGCGCTACGCCTGTTGTTTTGCCTGCCAACCAGTGGGTTAGGGTAGGTTGGGCATATAATTCCACTACAGGTCTTATAACTTTTAAAGGTCCCGGATTCGAAGGAACCATTGCTGGGGCAGTGTCTGATATTTACGAGTTGGATTTTACAATGGAAAACTTTGAAACTACAGGAAATACCTCAAGTTTCAATGCGCTGTTTGATAACCTTGCTGTACGGGCAGTTGCAGCAGTGAATCTATTGGGTACCAGCGAAGCTACCTTAAAGAAAATGGGTATTTCCGTCTCTCCAAATCCAACCGCCGACTACCTGAGAGTGGACTCCAAGGCCCGGATTCTGAACACCTACATTTACGACCTTTCCGGTATCAGGATGGATGCAAAAATGGTGGATGGTAAAATCGATGTAAGAAGTCTGCCAGTGGGGAACTACATCCTCGGTTTAAAGACTGAAGAGGGCATGGTGAGCAAAAAGTTTATTAAAAAATAA
- a CDS encoding T9SS-dependent choice-of-anchor J family protein — translation MRKIILSACLAVYSFANAQTNVYSYGFDTDFGTDWTRTNQSTAPPATPTLWSKATYTAQTTSIFGSGIGGVPSGQAGGQNSFALVNYTSTNTGTISNWLITPTVNVQDGDVVTFYTRKGTDGTTDYPDRLELRYSSAATTVVPSTGPTDVGSFTNLGVSVNPNQAVGFVYPQTWTQYTFNITGVGSTPVPVKFAFRYFVTSAGPSGTNSDIIGIDSFQVTRSTMAIGEVSRNKLSVYPNPTTDFIKIDGAYKLQSVAVYDMSGRKVAVTVKGNTVDVTSLSNGTYIIDIETYSGNVSEKFIKK, via the coding sequence ATGAGAAAAATCATACTTTCTGCATGCTTAGCGGTGTATTCATTCGCAAATGCGCAAACCAATGTGTATAGTTATGGTTTCGATACTGATTTTGGCACAGACTGGACAAGGACCAACCAAAGCACAGCACCACCCGCTACACCAACATTATGGAGTAAAGCAACTTATACAGCACAAACCACCTCTATTTTCGGCAGCGGGATTGGGGGGGTACCTTCCGGGCAGGCTGGAGGACAGAATTCCTTTGCACTGGTTAATTATACCAGTACAAACACCGGTACCATCAGTAATTGGCTCATTACTCCCACCGTCAACGTGCAGGATGGAGATGTTGTAACTTTTTATACGCGCAAAGGTACAGACGGGACTACTGATTATCCGGACAGATTAGAGTTGAGATACAGTTCCGCAGCTACTACAGTGGTACCAAGTACGGGTCCAACCGATGTGGGCAGCTTTACTAACCTGGGAGTTTCTGTAAATCCAAATCAGGCGGTAGGTTTTGTGTACCCTCAAACCTGGACTCAATATACTTTTAATATTACAGGAGTTGGCTCAACACCGGTTCCTGTGAAATTTGCCTTCAGGTATTTTGTTACCAGCGCTGGACCAAGTGGTACTAATTCAGATATTATTGGAATTGACAGCTTCCAGGTAACCAGATCTACGATGGCTATAGGCGAAGTTTCCAGAAATAAATTATCCGTTTATCCTAATCCGACAACTGATTTTATTAAAATTGACGGTGCATATAAATTGCAATCCGTCGCTGTCTATGATATGAGCGGCAGAAAAGTAGCTGTTACGGTAAAAGGAAATACAGTGGATGTAACAAGCCTGTCTAATGGCACATATATTATTGACATAGAGACCTATAGCGGTAACGTGTCAGAAAAGTTTATTAAGAAGTAA
- a CDS encoding electron transfer flavoprotein subunit alpha/FixB family protein — MAIFVYAENINGVYKKAAFEAVSYAKAVAGQMGDTVTAVSVNPTDASDSLYKYGADIVINIKDDGLKNFSARAYAEAMNAVADGNVIIFPHTTDASSVAPMLAVMKDYALITNVLEAPESTSPFQVKRRAFSGKGFMHAKAEGQGVIITVSQNAFGVKENAVAGTEEAKDLTIANEDTKVLSHEQSSGKLDLKEAEVVVSAGRGMKGPENWGMIEDLANTLGAATACSKPVSDIGWRPHSEHVGQTGKAISPNLYIAVGISGAIQHLAGVNSSKTIVVINSDAEAPFFKSADYGVVGDAFQIIPALTEKIKALKG, encoded by the coding sequence ATGGCAATATTCGTATATGCAGAAAATATAAACGGAGTTTATAAGAAAGCCGCTTTTGAGGCTGTTTCTTATGCTAAAGCTGTAGCCGGCCAAATGGGTGATACAGTGACCGCAGTTTCCGTGAACCCGACTGATGCATCAGATTCATTATATAAATATGGCGCAGATATAGTCATTAACATTAAAGACGATGGTCTGAAGAACTTCAGTGCGCGTGCTTATGCCGAGGCAATGAATGCCGTAGCTGATGGAAATGTAATTATTTTCCCACACACTACAGATGCTTCCTCTGTAGCACCCATGCTTGCAGTGATGAAGGATTACGCATTGATTACCAACGTACTTGAGGCTCCCGAAAGTACTTCGCCCTTCCAGGTAAAGAGAAGAGCCTTCTCCGGCAAAGGTTTTATGCATGCAAAAGCTGAAGGGCAGGGTGTGATCATCACTGTTTCCCAAAATGCATTCGGTGTTAAGGAAAATGCTGTGGCAGGAACAGAGGAAGCTAAAGACCTAACGATTGCAAATGAAGATACCAAAGTACTTTCTCATGAGCAAAGTTCAGGCAAACTGGATCTTAAAGAAGCAGAAGTTGTGGTATCGGCAGGCCGCGGGATGAAGGGTCCGGAAAACTGGGGTATGATTGAGGATCTGGCGAACACTTTGGGTGCAGCCACGGCCTGCTCCAAGCCAGTGTCCGATATCGGCTGGAGACCTCACTCCGAGCACGTGGGACAAACCGGTAAAGCAATTTCGCCTAACCTGTATATCGCAGTAGGAATTTCTGGAGCAATCCAGCACCTTGCAGGCGTAAACTCCTCTAAGACGATTGTGGTAATTAACAGTGATGCAGAAGCTCCTTTCTTCAAATCGGCAGATTATGGAGTTGTGGGCGATGCTTTCCAGATTATCCCCGCACTTACAGAGAAGATTAAAGCGTTGAAAGGATAA
- a CDS encoding electron transfer flavoprotein subunit beta/FixA family protein — MKILVCISSVPDTTSKINFTADKSALDKNGIQWVINPLDEFALTKAVKLQESQGATVTVLNVGDSGTEPVIRKALAIGANDAVRINAEPKDSFSVAKEIAAVAEAGGYDLILCGRESIDYNGGAVPGMVAQLLNKPFVNACVGLEVNGAEAQAVREIEGGKETISVKLPAVIAGQKGLVDEKELIIPNMRGIMSARTKPLNVQEGTSAQAKVEGVSYDSVPARAAVKMVSPDNIDELVRLLDEEAKVI, encoded by the coding sequence ATGAAAATATTAGTTTGTATCAGTAGTGTTCCGGATACTACTTCCAAAATTAATTTTACAGCAGACAAATCTGCATTGGACAAGAACGGGATCCAGTGGGTAATCAATCCGCTGGATGAGTTTGCATTAACCAAGGCAGTTAAGCTGCAGGAATCCCAGGGCGCTACTGTAACTGTACTTAATGTAGGTGACTCCGGTACTGAGCCTGTAATCCGTAAAGCACTGGCGATTGGTGCCAACGATGCTGTCCGAATCAATGCTGAACCAAAAGACAGTTTTTCTGTAGCTAAAGAAATCGCTGCGGTGGCTGAAGCGGGCGGTTACGATCTTATCCTTTGCGGAAGGGAATCCATTGATTATAATGGCGGCGCTGTTCCGGGAATGGTGGCACAATTGCTGAACAAGCCATTCGTTAATGCTTGTGTAGGTCTGGAAGTAAACGGTGCTGAAGCTCAGGCTGTCCGCGAGATTGAAGGTGGTAAGGAAACCATCTCTGTAAAACTTCCGGCAGTTATTGCGGGACAGAAAGGTTTGGTAGATGAAAAAGAACTTATTATTCCGAACATGAGAGGCATTATGTCGGCAAGGACAAAACCATTAAACGTTCAGGAAGGAACATCTGCACAGGCAAAAGTGGAAGGCGTTTCTTACGATTCTGTACCGGCCAGGGCTGCGGTGAAAATGGTGTCACCGGACAATATTGATGAACTTGTAAGACTGCTGGACGAGGAGGCAAAAGTGATCTAA
- a CDS encoding T9SS type A sorting domain-containing protein: protein MKKVLSSLLLTSATMMMFGQVILNENFNALNNGNLGTNVAGTAAGQNGWFTLGGANADYQVTTIDAAHGKSMQIIGSNSYNAITPALNGRLAAQLTSAVANAGNNIVQVKFELYTGNSTGAGAAQMRVWGMDGATSRTIGGYYYDFATKTLYGLATLNNLVAPVFPATTPALGPWTFTYNLTAGPGVILTANTWYTLIYEYNKTTGVSTWRHPGGSGSTPTTGTTSLLMPGMTAEDIYFYNNSAPTNTVSNVIGVDNIMAQFGTAGSLSTDDVVNTVDVKGSLAIYPNPTSDILNIKTESKINAVSVVDMTGRKINVKVESDKVDVSALPVGTYLINVETKDGISTEKFIKK from the coding sequence ATGAAAAAAGTTTTATCCTCTCTGTTGCTAACTTCTGCAACAATGATGATGTTCGGACAGGTGATCCTTAACGAAAATTTTAACGCTTTAAACAACGGTAATCTGGGAACAAATGTTGCGGGAACCGCTGCCGGACAGAATGGATGGTTTACCTTAGGTGGTGCAAATGCGGATTATCAGGTTACAACAATTGATGCTGCCCACGGAAAATCCATGCAGATTATAGGATCCAACAGTTATAATGCGATAACACCTGCATTAAACGGACGGCTTGCAGCTCAGTTAACAAGTGCCGTAGCAAATGCGGGTAACAATATTGTGCAGGTTAAATTTGAACTGTACACAGGTAATTCTACGGGTGCGGGTGCTGCTCAAATGAGGGTTTGGGGTATGGATGGAGCGACAAGCAGAACTATTGGAGGTTATTATTATGATTTTGCCACAAAAACGCTTTATGGACTTGCGACATTAAATAATTTGGTGGCTCCTGTTTTTCCAGCAACAACGCCAGCACTGGGTCCTTGGACCTTCACTTACAATTTAACTGCTGGACCTGGAGTTATCTTAACTGCCAACACTTGGTATACCCTTATCTATGAATATAATAAGACGACCGGTGTATCTACCTGGAGACATCCGGGAGGATCTGGTTCCACGCCGACTACAGGTACAACAAGTTTATTAATGCCGGGTATGACAGCTGAAGATATTTATTTCTACAATAATTCCGCACCTACAAATACGGTAAGTAATGTAATTGGCGTAGATAATATCATGGCACAGTTTGGTACCGCTGGATCACTTTCAACAGATGATGTGGTGAACACGGTAGATGTTAAAGGTAGTCTTGCGATCTATCCAAATCCAACATCAGACATCCTGAACATTAAAACGGAGTCCAAAATAAATGCGGTTTCTGTAGTAGACATGACGGGAAGAAAGATCAATGTGAAAGTAGAGAGTGACAAAGTTGATGTAAGCGCTCTTCCGGTTGGAACGTACTTAATCAACGTTGAAACCAAGGACGGAATCTCAACTGAGAAATTTATTAAAAAATAG